CCGACCCGGGTCGTGGTGCCCCATTCGCCCAGCGAGATCGAAAGCGAGCTGTTCAGCGGCAGGTTCAGCCCGGCATCGCGCTTGCCCCAGTATTTCGACAGCGCGATATTGCTGGGGGCGTCGGCCGAGAACGGCACGGGCTCGGGCAGCCGCGCCGGAAGAACGGCGTCGAATATCGCGCGGGCGCGGTCAGTCATCTATCACAAGTCCCTCTTCTGCCACGACGACCGGCGTGAAGCCCTCGGGCCGCGCCCCCAGCGCCAGCACGCAATCGCCCAGCCCCGAGCCCGAAATCTTGGCCGCCAGCAGGCCCGGCATGGCGCGGGCATCGGCGATGATCCGGTCCAGCGTCTCGTCAGAGACCCCAAGCTCGGCCATCTGGCCCTGATAGCGGGCCAGCGCGGCACCGAAGCCGGTCCAGTCCTGCGCCCGGGCCGCCGCAATCGCGGCCGACGCGCATTCCCCCATCCGGTCGTAAAGCGCGGCGAATTCGGCCTCGCGGCCCTCCATCGCCCGGGCGATCCGGGCCAGCACCTCGGCCGTGGGCGTCTTGTAGCCCGCATAGCGCAGGGCAAGCGCGGGCGGCATCGGCAGCGGCTCGATCCGGGCGCGGGCGTCGCCGGGCGGCGTCCCGCTCAGCATCCCGGGGCCAAGGCAATAGGCGGTCATGCCGCCCATGAGGCTTGCGGCCAGATCCGCGCCGCTGCCCCGGCCCTGGATCCGCCGCACGACCGCCAGTGCGTCGGCATGCAGATCCCCGGTCGGCGCGCCGCTAAGCCGGGCGAAGGCCCCGAGGGCGGCCACCGTCACTGCGGCCGAGGACCCGAGCCCCAGCGTCGGGTCGATCTCGGAACGGATCTCCAGCCGCGCCCCGCAGGGCAGACGCCCGGCAAAGCGCGCGGCCGCGGCCAGCACGAAGCGATAGGGCCCCCCGACCTCCATCCGGTCGAGCTCCACCGAGGCCGGTTCGGCGATTTCCGAGACGATCTCGAGCCGGCGTTCCGGCAGCGGGCTGACCTCGATGGCGATGCGCTGCTCGATGGCCGCGACGATGGCGGGATGGCCATAGACCACCGCATGTTCGCCGGTGATCATGATCGAGCCGGGGGCAGAAACCCTCATTGCGGCGCTCCGAAGGCGGCCCCCGCGGGCGCGACATGAAGCGGCGCCCAGCGCAGGTCGGGATGGCCCTCCATCAGCCGGGCCATCGCCGGGGCGTCGGGCTGATGGACGAGGATCACCCCGCCATGATCGCCCCGGATCGAGCCCGCGCCGCAGATCTTGGCCGCGCCGCCCGCAAGCTCGACCTCCTCGACGAACCGCGCCGCAGCCTCGGGCACGACGCCGATCCGGCGCAGCAGGCGGTGGTTCTCGCGCAGGCTTTCCAGCGGCGAACTGTCGGTCTCGAGCGCGGCCTGGAAGGCGTCGGTGCAGGCCTCGAAGCCCTGCCACAGTGCCTGATCGTCGCCATGGGCCTCGCGCACGGCCGCCACGCATTCGCCGGTCGAGCTGTCGGGCTTGCCATGCAGCACCCAGTACCAGCCATCGCCGCGCCAGATCCCGTGGCCGGGCGCGATGGCGGGCGCATGACGGCTGTCGCCCTGGACCCGGACCGCGCCGCCATGGGTGACGGCGGCCGCGTCGATGGCCCCGCCCTTGCCATGCTGGAGCCGCTCGCAGAAGCGCACCCATTCGAAGCGCTCCTCGGTGCTGTGCAGCCGGTCGAGCAGGGTTTCATAAAGCACCATCGTCGCCGCGATGATCGAGGCCGACGAGCCCATGCCCGCGCCCAGCGGCAGCGCGCTGGTGCCGCCAAGCTGGCCCGGTACCGGCAGGCAATGGCCCGGGCTCTTGCCCGGCATCGGCAGCCGCTGCGCCAGCGACATCAGCGTATAGACGATCAGATCGTCGGGGCGTTGCAGGATCTGCTGCACCTTCAGCTCGCCGCGCAGGAAGGAATCGAAGCGGCGGTCGAGCGACTGCTTGAAATGCCCCAGCCGCGACAGCGGATAGAACGCACCCTGCGAGACCTGCTCGAACACCGTCTTCAGCCCGTCGCTGGGATGGATCGGGCGGAACCAGACCTCGGTATAGATCGCCACCGCCACCGCCAGCGCGGGCGCGCCATAGACGACGGCATGTTCGCCCGAAAGGATGATCTTGCCCGGCGCATGGGCGCGCGAGGCATCCTCGGGCAGGGTCGCGGGGACGGGCTCGGCGCTCATCGCTCCGCGTCCTTGCCGGTCAGGGGTGCCCTGCCCCGACCATGATGCACTGGATATCCGTGTGCCAAGCGAAACTCCGCGACACCGGCACAGATCCCGCCCGGTCCGGAACGGCGGTTGCGGCGTCGCCGCCCTTTAACGCCGCAGGCCGCCCCGAGCCAAGCGAAAACCGCCTCCCGGGGACGTCGGGTCGCACCTGCCTCCGGGGCGGCATGATCGGGCGCAGGCAGGATCATTTCAGGCTCGGCAGCAGGGTTTCGGGCAGCCAGGTCACAAGCTCGGGGAACAGGGCGAACAGGACAAGCACGCCAAGCTGGATCAGGAAGAAGGGAACGATGCCGCGATAGACCTGACCGATGCCGAGCCCCGGCGGCAGCACCCCCTTGAGGTAGAACAGCGTATAGCCGAAGGGCGGCGTGATATAGGCCATCTGCGCGGTGATCATGAACAGAACCCCGAACCAGAGCGGATCGAAGCCCAGCGCCTTGACGATGGGCAGGAAGACCGGAACGCACAGAAGGATGGTGCCGATCTCGTCGAGAAAGAGCCCGAGGAAGATCAGGACCAGCACCATCGTGCCCAGCACCACCCAGCGCGAGGTCTCGAGCCCCTCGACGAAGCCCAGCAGCGAATCCGCCCCGCCGGTCGCGGCAAAGACCGACACGAAGGCCCGCGCGCCGATGGTGATCCAGAGGATCATCGCCGTCACCCGAAGCGTGTCTCCGGCCGCCTCGGACAGCATCGGCAGGCTCAGCTTGCGCGTGACCAGCGCCGATAGGGCAGCGCCGAGCACCCCGACCGCCGCGGCCTCGGTGGGCGTCGCAAGCCCGGCATAGATCGAGCCCAGAACGCCCAGCACCACGATACCGGGCAGCACGAGGCTTTTCAGCCGGGCCAGCTTTTCGCCCAGCGGCAATTGCGGCGCGTCGGCGGGCTTCGGCGCCAGCGCGGGATTGAGCCAGGTCCGGATCAGCACATAGGCCGAATAGCTGCCCGCGAGGATCAGCCCCGGCACGATGCCCGCGGCGAACATCTGGCCGATCGACATCTGGGCGGTGATGGCATAGACGATCGTCACCACCGAGGGCGGGATCAGGATGCCCAGCGTGCCACCCGCGCAGATCGCACCCAGCGCCAGCGGCGGGTGATAGCCCCGCGCCAGCATCGAGGGCAGCGCCAGGATCCCCATCGCCGCCACCGCCGCGCCGACGACGCCGGTCATCGCGGCCAGGATGGTGCAGATCGCGATGGTGCCGACCGCAAGCCCGCCATTGAGCCGCGAGAACCAGATTTCCATCGCCTCGTAGAGCGCCTCGATGATGCCCGATTTTTCCAGGATCGAGGCCATCAGCACGTAAAGCGGGATCGCCATCAGCGCCTCGGAGGTCATCGTCTCGAAGGTGTTCAGCACCGCGACGATCAGCGCCGAAGGCCCCCATAGAAGGATGGTCGAGATGAAGGCGATGGCACCGAGGACGAAGGCAAGCCCCGCGCCGCTGAGCATGAAGGCCACGAGCGCGGTGAACATGAAGACGAGGACAAGCGAGCTTTCGATCACGCGGCATCCTCCGCCCCGAAGGCCAGGATGGCATCGGCCAGCGCCTGCAGAACCAGCAGTCCCGCAGCGAGCGGCAGGAAGGCCTTGGCGGGCCAGACCACCGGGTTCCAGGCCGAATAGCTGGTCTCGCCATAGCTTATGGATTGCAGCACCAGCGGCAGGCTGAACCACAGGAGGATCAGCCCGAAGGCCGCCGCCAGCGCCAGCCCCGCCAGATGCAGCGCCCGCGCCATGCCTCCGCTTGCCCGCGACGACAGGATGTCGACCGCGACATGGCCGCCGGTATGCAGCATGTAGGGCCCGCCCAGCAGGAAGAACGGCCCGAAGACCAGCGTCGCGAGCTCGGGCGCCCAGGAGGTCGGATGCGAAAGGAAGTAGCGCTGCACCACCTCCCACAGCATCAGCGCCACGATGGCGTAGACCAGCCATTTCGCAAGGCCGAAAAGGCCCCGGTTGAGGGCGGTGATGTACCGGGCCAGTGTCGTCATCGGGGGCTCCGCAAGGGCGGCGCCGACCCGCAGGGGGCCGGCGCCGGGTCGGGTCTAGAGCAGGCGCAGCTCTTTCATAAGCGCGATCTGCGACTCCATCATCCGCCGCGACAGATCGTCGGTCGCGGCCTCGGACCAGTACTCGATCGCGCGGCCGCGCGCCTCGACGACATCCTCTGGGTCGAGCGTCAGGATCTCGACGCCGGCCTCCTCGAACTTGGCGAGGTATTCGCCGTTCGAGACGATGATGTTCTGGCGCAGCGTCCCCGAGATCTCGCGCGCGGCCACGGCCAGCGCCGCCTTCTTCTGGTCGTCGAGCGCCTCATAGGCCCGGGTATTGGCGACATAGGAGGTGGCGGTGGTCGGCTGATGCACCCCGGGCAGGATCAGGAAGGGCGCGACCTCGTGCAGGCCCTCTTCGTAATTGGCCTTGATGTCGCCGCGATCGGCGATGTCGATCAGCCCCTTGTCGAGCGCCGAATAGACCTCGGAGGTCGGCAGCGGCGAGACCGAGACGCCGAACCGCGCCATCACCGCCGACGCCAGCCCGACGAAGCGGCCCTTGAGCCCGTTCATGTCGGCGATCCTGCGGATCTCGACCCGCGAATGGATCGGCTCCTCGCCATAGACGGTCGGCGCGATATAGGTCAGGCCCGCGGGGGCGTAGCTTTCGCGCGCCAGCTCCAGCCCGTCGCGTTCATAGAACCAGGCCTCGTACTGGTCGGCCTCGGGAAAGCCGAAGGGCACCGTCGACGAGAAGCCATGCGCCGGGATCTTGCCCGCGGTATAGCCGTCGAAGGTCTTCATCATCTCGAAGGCCCCGCCCCTGACGGCGTCGAAGGCCTGGGCCGAGGGCACGATCT
The genomic region above belongs to Rhodovulum sulfidophilum DSM 1374 and contains:
- a CDS encoding TRAP transporter large permease; this encodes MIESSLVLVFMFTALVAFMLSGAGLAFVLGAIAFISTILLWGPSALIVAVLNTFETMTSEALMAIPLYVLMASILEKSGIIEALYEAMEIWFSRLNGGLAVGTIAICTILAAMTGVVGAAVAAMGILALPSMLARGYHPPLALGAICAGGTLGILIPPSVVTIVYAITAQMSIGQMFAAGIVPGLILAGSYSAYVLIRTWLNPALAPKPADAPQLPLGEKLARLKSLVLPGIVVLGVLGSIYAGLATPTEAAAVGVLGAALSALVTRKLSLPMLSEAAGDTLRVTAMILWITIGARAFVSVFAATGGADSLLGFVEGLETSRWVVLGTMVLVLIFLGLFLDEIGTILLCVPVFLPIVKALGFDPLWFGVLFMITAQMAYITPPFGYTLFYLKGVLPPGLGIGQVYRGIVPFFLIQLGVLVLFALFPELVTWLPETLLPSLK
- a CDS encoding mevalonate kinase family protein, translated to MRVSAPGSIMITGEHAVVYGHPAIVAAIEQRIAIEVSPLPERRLEIVSEIAEPASVELDRMEVGGPYRFVLAAAARFAGRLPCGARLEIRSEIDPTLGLGSSAAVTVAALGAFARLSGAPTGDLHADALAVVRRIQGRGSGADLAASLMGGMTAYCLGPGMLSGTPPGDARARIEPLPMPPALALRYAGYKTPTAEVLARIARAMEGREAEFAALYDRMGECASAAIAAARAQDWTGFGAALARYQGQMAELGVSDETLDRIIADARAMPGLLAAKISGSGLGDCVLALGARPEGFTPVVVAEEGLVIDD
- a CDS encoding TRAP transporter small permease subunit; translated protein: MTTLARYITALNRGLFGLAKWLVYAIVALMLWEVVQRYFLSHPTSWAPELATLVFGPFFLLGGPYMLHTGGHVAVDILSSRASGGMARALHLAGLALAAAFGLILLWFSLPLVLQSISYGETSYSAWNPVVWPAKAFLPLAAGLLVLQALADAILAFGAEDAA
- a CDS encoding mevalonate kinase family protein, with translation MSAEPVPATLPEDASRAHAPGKIILSGEHAVVYGAPALAVAVAIYTEVWFRPIHPSDGLKTVFEQVSQGAFYPLSRLGHFKQSLDRRFDSFLRGELKVQQILQRPDDLIVYTLMSLAQRLPMPGKSPGHCLPVPGQLGGTSALPLGAGMGSSASIIAATMVLYETLLDRLHSTEERFEWVRFCERLQHGKGGAIDAAAVTHGGAVRVQGDSRHAPAIAPGHGIWRGDGWYWVLHGKPDSSTGECVAAVREAHGDDQALWQGFEACTDAFQAALETDSSPLESLRENHRLLRRIGVVPEAAARFVEEVELAGGAAKICGAGSIRGDHGGVILVHQPDAPAMARLMEGHPDLRWAPLHVAPAGAAFGAPQ
- the dctP gene encoding TRAP transporter substrate-binding protein DctP, which produces MTNTTRRRMVQLGAAALAVPAFLRTGAARADGVTRWRMQALWGGGTTPMRYEEKFCARVAELTGGAFEITPFSGGQIVPSAQAFDAVRGGAFEMMKTFDGYTAGKIPAHGFSSTVPFGFPEADQYEAWFYERDGLELARESYAPAGLTYIAPTVYGEEPIHSRVEIRRIADMNGLKGRFVGLASAVMARFGVSVSPLPTSEVYSALDKGLIDIADRGDIKANYEEGLHEVAPFLILPGVHQPTTATSYVANTRAYEALDDQKKAALAVAAREISGTLRQNIIVSNGEYLAKFEEAGVEILTLDPEDVVEARGRAIEYWSEAATDDLSRRMMESQIALMKELRLL